The Rhododendron vialii isolate Sample 1 chromosome 6a, ASM3025357v1 genome includes a window with the following:
- the LOC131329885 gene encoding uncharacterized protein LOC131329885: MHFLQYIKPYNEILAFTSMGAHLDPAFAKRVNGVYTFRAQGQIYHFIDSLYPSGQMPSYLQLYFYDTEKEAELRRGHKDKLQPEIISSLIHLLEGNPYSQFFRGLTHLPNINECQIVLKADPKVPDYTVLPPTVPQVAAIWLENEEAPELQERDIIVHKHDGHSQTISYYFGCYDPLQYPLLFPLGEPGWHQGIKKIKRTSTSRSSLAQSSILAKHSSTAEELISNETTVRQENAKKANMVSAREFYAYRLQIRKNTNAILLESARLLQQFTVDMYVKIETSRLDYFRNRQEEIRADLYQGIVDSIAHGEADPSKIGKRIVLPGTFIGGPRDMRKRYLNAMTLVERYGKPDLFLTMTCNPNWREIRDQMKPHEEAQNRPDLVSRVFRSKLEHLQKEIVRNQLFGPIAAYTFVVEFQKRGLPHVHMLMILKKPFKLDTIQKIDASISAEIPDKKKYPYLYAMVLKHMMHGPCGELDLTRACMQNGKCKNHYPRSYCSETSIDADGYPIYRRRSTGEVVQIRGQMLDNRWVVPYNPYLLAMFDCHINIEVCSTVKAVKYLYKYIYKGHDKIIYRLVTSKFPQDVDEIQQFQAARWISPPEAVWRIYRFSLHEIRPAVITLQLHLEGCQLIPLKKDTNLHTIVNNDFLSRTMLTQFFWMNAHNEKAKSLQLLYTNFPEHFVWTASSRTWTERKQQEVIGRIVTANPSEGERYYLRLLLTHIPAPTSYAHLRTASGITFNSYREAAISHGLLQDDNTNEKCMQEACLYRMPLSLRQLFCTILVYCAPINPLELFYKFEDDMTEDYISMQKFTRDAARQVLLQALNAELESMGKNLRDFQLSHLLTSDSTTRVIPKEVQDEMNLLISEDDLRSPALLNAEQAIAYDEILDAVLNRKAKSFFIDGPGGTGKTFLYRALLAQVRSQHLIALATASSGVAASILPNGRTAHSRFKIPINADGKLCCSISKQSGLATLIKQAILIIWDEASMAKKETIEALDYLLRDLTENDILFGGKVVVLGGDFRQVLPIIPKGTKIDCINASLVRSYIWQSLIKFKLKENMRAKTDPAFSRYILQVGNGLAEENEAGEIKLPSSLILEPNTQIPPIEQLIQFVFPSFDLHRLDPLSLTNSAILTPKNQAVDEINELMIEKFPGKEHTYLSFDETSDPTQQGLYIDFLNSVTPQGMPSHRLNLKKNSPILLLRNINPSQGLCNGTRLICKEFRRHLIIAQIAVGERK; this comes from the exons ATGCATTTTCTGCAATACATAAAACCATACAATGAGATTTTGGCGTTTACATCAATGGGAGCGCATCTTGATCCAGCATTTGCAAAGCGAGTTAATGGAGTCTACACTTTCCGAGCACAAGGACAAATCTATCATTTCATTGATAGTCTTTATCCTTCAGGACAAATGCCATCATATTTGCAACTATATTTTTACGATACAGAAAAGGAAGCTGAACTCAGAAGAGGTCATAAAGATAAATTGCAGCCCGAGATTATTTCAAGTTTGATCCATCTGTTAGAGGGAAATCCATATTCTCAGTTTTTCCGTGGTCTTACTCATTTACCAAATATTAATGAATGTCAAATAGTATTGAAAGCTGATCCTAAAGTTCCAGATTACACTGTTTTGCCACCAACTGTGCCACAAGTCGCAGCTATCTGGTTAGAGAATGAAGAGGCTCCAGAATTACAAGAGCGTGATATAATTGTTCACAAACATGATGGGCATAGCCAAACAATCAGTTATTATTTTGGCTGTTATGATCCTCTTCAGTATCCATTGTTGTTTCCATTGGGCGAACCAGGATGGCATCAAGGaattaagaaaattaaaagaacaagTACTTCAAGGTCGTCTTTGGCACAAAGCAGTATCTTAGCAAAGCACTCATCCACAGCAGAAGAACTAATCAGCAATGAAACAACAG TGCGTCAGGAAAATGCAAAGAAAGCTAACATGGTTTCAGCTCGAGAGTTCTACGCATATCGACTACAGATCAGGAAAAATACAAACGCAATATTATTAGAATCCGCGCGGCTTCTGCAACAATTCACAGTTGATATGTATGTTAAGATTGAGACTTCAAGGTTAGACTACTTCAGAAATCGACAAGAAGAGATCAGAGCTGATTTATACCAAGGAATCGTTGATAGCATTGCACATGGTGAAGCTGATCCTTCTAAGATTGGCAAACGAATTGTTCTTCCAGGTACTTTCATAGGAGGACCAAGGGACATGCGGAAGCGATACTTGAATGCCATGACCTTAGTGGAAAGGTATGGAAAACCTGATCTTTTCCTCACAATGACATGTAATCCAAATTGGCGAGAAATAAGAGATCAAATGAAACCACATGAAGAGGCTCAGAACCGACCTGATTTGGTCTCCAGAGTTTTCAGAAGCAAACTTGAACATTTGCAGAAAGAAATAGTAAGAAACCAACTCTTTGGTCCAATAGCTGCATATACATTTGTGgttgaatttcaaaaaagagGCCTGCCGCATGTACATATGTTGATGATACTCAAAAAACCATTCAAGCTTGACACAATTCAGAAAATTGATGCATCCATTTCAGCTGAAATACCAGACAAGAAAAAGTATCCATATTTATATGCAATGGTCCTAAAGCATATGATGCATGGACCATGTGGAGAACTAGATCTAACAAGAGCATGTATGCAAAATGGCAAGTGTAAGAATCATTATCCAAGAAGCTATTGTTCAGAAACTTCTATAGATGCAGATGGTTATCCAATATATAGAAGACGTTCAACTGGTGAAGTAGTGCAGATTCGTGGTCAAATGCTTGATAACAGATGGGTAGTCCCGTATAATCCATATTTGTTAGCTATGTTTGATTGTCATATTAACATTGAAGTTTGCTCTACTGTTAAAGCAGTCAAATATctttacaaatatatatacaagggACATGATAAGATCATCTACCGCTTAGTAACATCAAAATTCCCTCAAGATGTTGATGAGATCCAGCAATTTCAAGCAGCAAGATGGATATCACCCCCAGAGGCAGTGTGGCGAATATATCGATTCTCTCTGCACGAAATCCGACCTGCTGTAATTACTTTACAGTTGCACTTGGAAGGTTGCCAGTTAATACCATTAAAGAAGGATACAAATCTGCATACTATAGTCAATAATGACTTCCTATCAAGAACAATGCTCACACAATTTTTCTGGATGAATGCTCACAATGAAAAAGCAAAGTCTTTGCAGTTGCTCTACACAAACTTCCCAGAGCACTTCGTATGGACTGCTTCATCAAGAACATGGACAGAGCGAAAACAGCAAGAAGTCATTGGCCGAATTGTGACAGCCAATCCAAGCGAAGGTGAAAGATATTATCTGCGATTATTGCTCACTCACATTCCAGCGCCTACCTCCTATGCACATCTTAGAACAGCCAGTGGTATCACCTTCAATTCATATAGAGAAGCAGCTATTAGCCATGGTTTATTACAAGATGATAACACCAATGAAAAGTGTATGCAAGAGGCATGCCTATATCGAATGCCACTATCACTAAGACAACTATTCTGCACTATCCTTGTTTATTGTGCTCCAATCAATCCATTAGAGCTATTTTACAAATTTGAAGATGATATGACTGAAGATTATATCTCCATGCAAAAGTTCACAAGAGATGCTGCACGCCAAGTTCTACTCCAAGCATTAAATGCAGAGCTTGAATCTATGGGCAAAAATCTGCGCGATTTCCAATTATCACATCTTCTTACTTCTGATTCAACCACAAGAGTAATACCAAAAGAAGTACAGGATGAAATGAATCTTTTGATATCAGAAGATGATCTAAGAAGCCCAGCTCTATTGAATGCCGAACAAGCAATAGCTTATGATGAAATTCTTGATGCTGTTCTAAATCGAAAAGCCAAAAGCTTCTTTATTGATGGACCTGGAGGTACTGGCAAAACATTTCTTTATCGAGCTTTACTCGCACAAGTTCGTTCACAGCATCTAATTGCACTAGCAACAGCCAGCTCTGGTGTTGCAGCATCGATTCTACCTAATGGAAGAACAGCTCATTCTCGATTCAAAATTCCAATAAATGCTGATGGCAAACTCTGCTGTAGCATTTCAAAGCAATCTGGCTTGGCTACTCTTATTAAACAAGCCATCCTTATCATTTGGGATGAGGCATCAATggcaaagaaagaaacaattgAAGCTTTGGATTACCTCCTACGTGATCTTACAGAAAATGATATATTATTTGGAGGAAAAGTTGTCGTCCTAGGAGGTGATTTTCGGCAGGTATTGCCTATCATACCGAAAGGAACAAAGATTGATTGCATCAATGCAAGCTTAGTCAGATCATACATATGGCAATCACTCATCAAATTCAAACTGAAGGAGAATATGCGTGCAAAGACTGATCCAGCATTCAGTAGATACATTCTCCAAGTTGGAAATGGTTTGGCAGAGGAAAATGAGGCAGGAGAAATCAAATTACCATCATCTTTGATCCTAGAACCAAACACACAAATACCACCTATAGAACAGCTAATCCAATTTGTCTTCCCCTCCTTTGATCTTCATAGATTAGATCCACTTTCTTTAACCAACTCTGCCATCCTCACACCTAAGAACCAAGCAGTCGATGAAATCAATGAGCTTATGATTGAAAAATTCCCAGGGAAAGAGCACACATACTTAAGTTTTGATGAGACATCTGATCCTACTCAACAAGGCCTCTACATCGATTTCCTAAATTCCGTAACACCTCAAGGAATGCCATCTCACCGTTTGAATCTCAAAAAGAACAGCCCAATTCTTCTGCTTAGAAACATAAATCCATCCCAAGGATTATGTAATGGCACGAGATTGATATGCAAAGAATTTAGGAGGCATTTGATTATTGCTCAAATAGCTGTAGGCGAAAGAAAATGA
- the LOC131329888 gene encoding vicilin-like seed storage protein At2g28490, with translation MGRITSALLLLAVAVCYAVAVVSGEGERREERFVLRDVKRVVKTDAGEMKVVRGSKGCISEWPNIHVGFVTMEPNSLFIPQYLDSDLILFIRRGEARIGSIYKDELTERRLKSGDVYRISAGSTFYLVNTADGQQLDVICSIEKSDSIGWGTFQSFFIGGGSYPTSVLAGFERSTLSTALNVSESQVSRILTGQSSGPIISLSNTNSNLDSHQSRVWTQFLEMRHHERVQCLMRMAMHSEEEEVTEKEEEPIMRSFRKLLNSVFGKELSGNEVGRSSKKPHSYNLFNKKPDFENDYGSSVALDQSDYSPLRHSGVGLYLVNLNAGSMMAPHLNPTATEYGIVLRGSGTIQIVFPNGTLATNAQVSEGDVFWIPRYFPFCQIASGSGPFEFFGFTTSAGINQPQFLVGSDSVLQSMRGPAFAAAFGVSEERLKKIVNAQSESIILPPGSA, from the exons atggggagaaTTACTAGTGCTTTGTTGCTGCTCGCGGTGGCCGTGTGCTATGCGGTGGCAGTGGTGAGCGGCGAAGGAGAGAGGAGGGAAGAGAGGTTCGTGTTGCGGGACGTGAAGCGGGTGGTGAAGACTGATGCAGGGGAAATGAAGGTGGTGAGGGGCTCTAAAGGGTGTATTTCGGAGTGGCCGAATATTCATGTCGGGTTCGTTACCATGGAGCCCAATTCCCTATTCATCCCTCAGTACCTCGACTCCGACTTGATCCTCTTCATTCGTCGAG GGGAAGCAAGGATTGGGTCAATCTACAAGGATGAGCTGACAGAGAGGAGATTGAAGAGCGGAGATGTGTATAGAATTTCAGCTGGTTCGACATTCTATTTGGTTAACACTGCCGATGGCCAACAGCTTGATGTCATTTGTAGCATTGAGAAATCTGATAGCATTGGATGGGGCACATTCCAG TCTTTCTTCATCGGCGGAGGCTCATATCCAACATCTGTACTTGCTGGTTTCGAACGCTCAACCCTTTCTACCGCATTAAAC GTCTCGGAATCGCAAGTGAGCCGGATCCTGACCGGACAAAGTTCCGGGCCGATCATCTCCTTGTCAAACACAAACTCCAACTTGGACTCGCACCAATCAAGAGTTTGGACCCAGTTCTTGGAAATGAGGCATCACGAAAGAGTGCAATGTCTGATGAGAATGGCAATGCATtccgaagaagaagaagtaaccGAGAAAGAGGAGGAACCGATTATGAGGTCGTTCAGGAAGCTTTTGAACTCAGTTTTCGGAAAGGAATTGAGTGGAAATGAAGTAGGAAGAAGCAGCAAGAAGCCCCACTCCTACAACCTCTTCAACAAGAAGCCCGATTTTGAAAACGACTATGGCTCCAGCGTTGCTCTTGACCAGTCCGATTATTCGCCTCTCAGGCACTCCGGTGTTGGCCTCTATTTAGTCAATCTTAATGCG GGATCGATGATGGCACCACATCTCAACCCGACAGCAACAGAGTACGGCATCGTTTTGAGAGGAAGTGGCACAATCCAGATAGTGTTTCCCAACGGAACCTTAGCCACGAACGCGCAAGTGAGCGAAGGCGATGTGTTCTGGATCCCGCGCTACTTCCCATTCTGCCAGATCGCCTCTGGGTCCGGCCCGTTCGAGTTCTTCGGATTCACCACCTCGGCCGGCATTAACCAGCCCCAGTTCTTGGTGGGCTCCGACTCTGTCCTACAAAGCATGAGGGGGCCCGCTTTCGCAGCCGCCTTCGGGGTGAGCGAAGAGAGGCTCAAGAAAATCGTGAATGCTCAGAGTGAATCTATCATTCTGCCCCCGGGATCTGCTTAA
- the LOC131329889 gene encoding vicilin-like seed storage protein At2g28490, producing the protein MCCAVAMVKGYDHQEDGEGGERRDRERMFLLRDMKRVVRTDAGEIKVVRGSHGWISDMANIHVGFVTMEPDSLFVPQYLDSDLILFIRRGNNILSLSS; encoded by the coding sequence ATGTGCTGTGCAGTGGCAATGGTGAAGGGTTACGATCATCAAGAGGAcggtgaaggaggagagaggagagacagGGAGAGGATGTTCCTGTTGCGGGACATGAAGCGGGTTGTGAGGACTGATGCAGGGGAAATAAAGGTGGTGAGGGGCTCTCACGGGTGGATTTCGGACATGGCCAATATTCATGTTGGGTTTGTCACCATGGAGCCCGATTCCCTCTTCGTCCCTCAGTACCTCGACTCCGACCTCATCCTCTTTATCCGCAGAGGTAACAATATTTTATCCCTATCTAGTTAA
- the LOC131328367 gene encoding uncharacterized protein LOC131328367, whose protein sequence is MFVREYRDVLGLGDNLIWAVRDDLVKWLDALVHNSFVRYSTPDVDRCWYIKRISQLLVFAPTMLLPQSLWSSFEGIARSTWILLRHGSKAWPIQVVDTVMRNGWHEFRTTHGIASNYKLILMCERKWVFNVIILDENDIEVSYNWTMLVNEHWREFHSVQGNLITACSPSTILRNLPLIKSGYCCIPEVNYLQEFQTRLEPVLEDLNLQSISVRMGNRTWRISIDSGYLNAAMFNLFLNALQLQLYDYLFITMLPNLEITVVILDGGNGSARIYDSV, encoded by the exons ATGTTTGTGCGTGAATATAGAGATGTATTGGGTTTGGGTGATAATTTGATATGGGCTGTACGTGATGATTTAGTCAAATGGTTGGATGCTCTCGTGCATAATTCATTCGTACGCTATAGCACTCCAG atGTTGACCGATGCTGGTATATTAAGCGTATCTCACAACTCCTTGTGTTTGCTCCTACCATG CTGCTACCCCAAAGTTTATGGAGTTCTTTCGAAGGGATTGCTAGAAGCACTTGGATTTTGTTAAGACATGGGTCTAAGGCTTGGCCTATTCAAGTTGTGGATACTGTGATGCGGAATGGTTGGCATGAGTTTCGTACAACCCATGGCATCGCATCTAACTATAAGCTTATTTTAATGTGTGAACGGAAGTGGGTGTTCAATGTGATAATCCTTGATGAAAATGATATTGAAGTGTCATATAACTGGACAATGTTAGTAAATGAACATTGGCGTGAATTCCACTCTGTTCAAG GTAATCTCATAACTGCTTGTTCACCGTCAACAATCCTACGTAATTTACCGCTCATAAAGTCAGGTTATTGCTGCATCCCAGAAGTGAATTATCTGCAG GAATTCCAAACGAGGCTTGAACCTGTGCTTGAAGACCTAAACTTGCAGAGTATTTCAGTTCGGATGGGAAATAGAACTTGGAGGATATCTATTGATAGTGGATATCTGAATGCTGCTATGTTCAATCTTTTCTTGAATGCTTTGCAACTTCAGCTCTATGATTATCTCTTCATCACTATGCTGCCAAACCTTGAG ATTACAGTTGTCATCCTCGATGGTGGAAATGGTAGCGCAAGGATCTACGACTCAGTTTAG